One Homo sapiens chromosome 3, GRCh38.p14 Primary Assembly genomic window carries:
- the BTLA gene encoding B- and T-lymphocyte attenuator isoform X1, whose translation MKTLPAMLGTGKLFWVFFLIPYLDIWNIHGKESCDVQLYIKRQSEHSILAGDPFELECPVKYCANRPHVTWCKLNGTTCVKLEDRQTSWKEEKNISFFILHFEPVLPNDNGSYRCSANFQSNLIESHSTTLYVTAFTNIPDVKSASERPSKDEMASRPWLLYRLLPLGGLPLLITTCFCLFCCLRRHQGKQNELSDTAGREINLVDAHLKSEQTEASTRQNSQVLLSETGIYDNDPDLCFRMQEGSEVYSNPCLEENKPGIVYASLNHSVIGPNSRLARNVKEAPTEYASICVRS comes from the exons ggAAAGAATCATGTGATGTACAGCTTTATATAAAGAGACAATCTGAACACTCCATCTTAGCAGGAGATCCCTTTGAACTAGAATGCCCTGTGAAATACTGTGCTAACAGGCCTCATGTGACTTGGTGCAAGCTCAATGGAACAACATGTGTAAAACTTGAAGATAGACAAACAAgttggaaggaagagaagaacatttcatttttcattctacATTTTGAACCAGTGCTTCCTAATGACAATGGGTCATACCGCTGTTCTGCAAATTTTCAGTCTAATCTCATTGAAAGCCACTCAACAACTCTTTATGTGACAG catttacTAACATTCCAGATGTAAAAAGTGCCTCAGAACGACCCTCCAAGGACGAAATGGCAAGCAGACCCTGGCTCCTGTATCGTTTACTTCCTTTGGGGGGATTGCCTCTACTCATCACTACCTGTTTCTGCCTGTTCTGCTGCCTGAGAAGGCACCAAG GAAAGCAAAATGAACTCTCTGACACAGCAGGAAGGGAAATTAACCTG gTTGATGCTCACCTTAAGAGTGAGCAAACAGAAGCAAGCACCAGGCAAAATTCCCAAGTACTGCTATCAGAAACTGGAATTTATGATAATGACCCTGACCTTTGTTTCAGGATGCAGGAAGGGTCTGAAGTTTATTCTAATCCATGCCTGGAAGAAAACAAACCAGGCATTGTTTATGCTTCCCTGAACCATTCTGTCATTGGACCGAACTCAAGACTGGCAAGAAATGTAAAAGAAGCACCAACAGAATATGCATCCATATGTGTGAGGAGTTAA
- the BTLA gene encoding B- and T-lymphocyte attenuator isoform 1 precursor (isoform 1 precursor is encoded by transcript variant 1), translating into MKTLPAMLGTGKLFWVFFLIPYLDIWNIHGKESCDVQLYIKRQSEHSILAGDPFELECPVKYCANRPHVTWCKLNGTTCVKLEDRQTSWKEEKNISFFILHFEPVLPNDNGSYRCSANFQSNLIESHSTTLYVTDVKSASERPSKDEMASRPWLLYRLLPLGGLPLLITTCFCLFCCLRRHQGKQNELSDTAGREINLVDAHLKSEQTEASTRQNSQVLLSETGIYDNDPDLCFRMQEGSEVYSNPCLEENKPGIVYASLNHSVIGPNSRLARNVKEAPTEYASICVRS; encoded by the exons ggAAAGAATCATGTGATGTACAGCTTTATATAAAGAGACAATCTGAACACTCCATCTTAGCAGGAGATCCCTTTGAACTAGAATGCCCTGTGAAATACTGTGCTAACAGGCCTCATGTGACTTGGTGCAAGCTCAATGGAACAACATGTGTAAAACTTGAAGATAGACAAACAAgttggaaggaagagaagaacatttcatttttcattctacATTTTGAACCAGTGCTTCCTAATGACAATGGGTCATACCGCTGTTCTGCAAATTTTCAGTCTAATCTCATTGAAAGCCACTCAACAACTCTTTATGTGACAG ATGTAAAAAGTGCCTCAGAACGACCCTCCAAGGACGAAATGGCAAGCAGACCCTGGCTCCTGTATCGTTTACTTCCTTTGGGGGGATTGCCTCTACTCATCACTACCTGTTTCTGCCTGTTCTGCTGCCTGAGAAGGCACCAAG GAAAGCAAAATGAACTCTCTGACACAGCAGGAAGGGAAATTAACCTG gTTGATGCTCACCTTAAGAGTGAGCAAACAGAAGCAAGCACCAGGCAAAATTCCCAAGTACTGCTATCAGAAACTGGAATTTATGATAATGACCCTGACCTTTGTTTCAGGATGCAGGAAGGGTCTGAAGTTTATTCTAATCCATGCCTGGAAGAAAACAAACCAGGCATTGTTTATGCTTCCCTGAACCATTCTGTCATTGGACCGAACTCAAGACTGGCAAGAAATGTAAAAGAAGCACCAACAGAATATGCATCCATATGTGTGAGGAGTTAA